In Selenomonas sp. oral taxon 920, the DNA window AATCTGCTGGGTAACGCTCATCAATATGCGACATGAAATCTTCCAGAGATCTTTCAACACCGTCTCCACATTGAACAATATTGCGATCTACAAAATAGCGTATGTCTGACGGAAGGCCTGCATATCCAAGAGATATAATTTGTACGATGTTTTCGCTTGAATTTGTTAAATCATTTAAGTCAGCATGATGTAATATTGCTCCATCGAGCTTTGCATTTGATATATCCGCACCTCGAAGATCTGCATAGGATAAATCTGCATCACGTAAGTCGGCAAATTGTAATTGAGCACCATATAAATCTGCTCCGCCGAGATCCGCGCG includes these proteins:
- a CDS encoding pentapeptide repeat-containing protein, giving the protein MNLSHCNLQNAFLGGACLRHAKLRGIDLRRADLGGADLYGAQLQFADLRDADLSYADLRGADISNAKLDGAILHHADLNDLTNSSENIVQIISLGYAGLPSDIRYFVDRNIVQCGDGVERSLEDFMSHIDERYPADSVDKRLMRRKYFALIDYFKEMKSIAKSREIELE